The following are encoded together in the Ranitomeya imitator isolate aRanImi1 chromosome 4, aRanImi1.pri, whole genome shotgun sequence genome:
- the LOC138674782 gene encoding olfactory receptor 5G9-like, with translation MKNKRNMEMPDVNNLTDIKEFVLLGFQGSSQLRIVLFCVLLVIFLVTIYGNLLIITLVSTSRNLHTPMYFFISQLSISDILLISDIAPNILYILMNKGGTIAFIGCMTQIYFFSATESFECLLLTVMCYDRYVAICNPLRYTSIMTSGNCVILSISSWLLSFFASLIYIIIISRLKFCGSNVIDHLFCDLVPLQDIACSDTFPVKLQMYLLGIPLLIISSIIFVDSYVKIIRAILQISSNISRQKAFSTCSSHLTVVSIFYTTLFSVYMLPKSEQTSDINKITSLQYTVFTPLINPIIYSFRNKDIKGNLRLPKCFFKWQARL, from the exons ATGAAAAATAAGAGGAACATGGAAATGCCTGAT GTGAACAATCTGACTGATATTAAAGAGTTTGTACTCTTAGGTTTTCAAGGCAGTTCACAGCTAAGAATTGTACTCTTCTGTGTACTTCTTGTGATATTCTTGGTGACAATATATGGGAATCTCCTGATTATCACCCTGGTGTCCACCAGCAGGAACCTCCACACTCCAATGTacttcttcatctcacaactgTCCATCAGTGACATCTTACTGATTTCAGATATTGCCCCCAACATTCTCTACATTTTAATGAATAAAGGAGGGACCATTGCTTTTATTGGTTGCATGACCCAAATTTATTTCTTTAGTGCCACAGAATCATTTGAATGCCTTCTCCTCACGGTGATGTGTTATGACAGATATGTGGCCATCTGTAATCCCCTGCGTTATACCTCTATAATGACAAGTGGAAATTGTGTGATATTGTCCATCAGTTCTTGGTTGCTCAGTTTCTTTGCGTCACTCATTTACATTATAATAATATCCAGGTTAAAGTTCTGTGGGTCTAATGTTATTGACCATCTATTCTGTGATCTTGTTCCCTTACAAGACATTGCATGTTCGGATACTTTTCCTGTAAAACTACAAATGTATTTATTAGGTATTCCACTGTTGATTATTTCCAGCATAATATTTGTTGATAGCTACGTGAAGATTATCCGTGCCATTTTACAGATTTCATCTAATATCAGTagacagaaagccttctccacctgcagTTCCCACCTCACCGTGGTCTCCATATTTTACACCACTCTTTTCAGTGTGTATATGCTCCCAAAAAGTGAACAAACATCAGATATTAATAAAATCACATCCCTTCAATACACTGTATTTACACCCTTGATTAATCCCATTATTTATAGTTTTAGAAATAAAGACATTAAAGGTAATCTTCGACTTCCCAAATGTTTTTTCAAATGGCAAGCACGGTTATGA